Genomic DNA from Asterias amurensis chromosome 2, ASM3211899v1:
aggaataaaagatttctagccagaagtcttttaatattttagtgagaaattacctctttctcaaaaactacattacttcagatggagttgtttcccacaatgttttatactatccacctctccccattactcttcaccaggtaagattttatgctataAATAGGAACTTACATTGTGGTTCGCATATAGGGCCTGTGTGTTTAATATTAAGGACTGGTTTGTATTGTGTTTAATGTTCTAAGGTTCTTCACCTAGGGATCTGTGTAGATCATGTGATTCAAAACGACCAATCATTTTCAATTGCTGGGGGCAAAAGGTAACATTGACAGAGGTTCTTTTATTAACTCACCTTTCATTCGCCGCTTGGTGGTTTCCATAAATATTTGAATGACTATGACAATAAATGATATATGTACTCAAACTTTACTTAATCAATGATGGtggatgcccccccccccccccccaaacacaaCCCTCTGATTACACCACTacagttgtgtagttcttattGATAATAAACCACCATTGGTCAACCAATTTTCTTGCTTTTTATATTCTGGGAGATAAAGGAACAATAGGTACAAACCACAAGGGGCAAAGATTGAAAGAGAGAAGGGAGCACGGATTGAGTATTACTTACCAAAGACCTTGTGGTGTCTGGCGTAGTACAGACTGCAGAGATTACTAAAACCAGATCAAACTTCAATAGTGACAAGGTGAAAGACGGTAGAAAATCAAACTTTTCCGGACTTGAGATTTCAAATATCAGACAAGAAGTAGTTGAATACAAACACATGAAGTTTCCCTGtacacattttgaaaataattgttgttaaaCAGGAAAGATTCTACTACTGTGGTGAAGAATGCACCTTCTGCCTTCATTAGCCCTACTTATATAATAACTGTGTAATAGTCTGTATGTTAAAACTGATGGAAGGGCATTGTCTCAGTCTGGGTTTTCCCAATTCATGTCACCTGAGCAGCTGCATCGATCATGTGATACAAGTCAACCAATCAATTTCCGTAGTTTTATGTGATGTAATCTTTTTTGTTAATGATTTGCAATTCATATATTGATAATTCCCCAAAACATTTTGTTGGATTATGAAAACTTGTGTACTTGAACTTTGACTGTTGAAACAGAACATTAGACTGATGTACAATGGGATGAATCTGGCTGGTGCGTTGGTAACTGCGTTGGTTGGGAGTATCAAATGATGTTACAAACAGGGACACTAGCTAGTCATAATAAGCAGACTCTGTAACCATTTTGTTTCTTAGAAACATTAGACTGAGGTACAATGGGATGAATCTGGCTGGTGCGTTGGTAACTGCGTTGGTTGGGAGTATCAAATGATGTTACAAACAGGGACACTAGCTAGTCATAATAAGCAGACTCTGTAACCATTTCTTTTCTTAGAAACATTAGACTGAGGTACAATGGGATGAATCTGGCTGGTGCATTGGTTACTGCGTTGGTTGGGAGTTTCAAATGATGTTACAAACAGGGACACTAGCTAGTCATAATAAGCAAACTCTGTaaccattttgtttcttacaatcCCAGCTTAATtggcgggggagggggggggggcgccgaaGCCTCCCCTTCAGTCCTTAAAATGGTTcaatacattttaaaagtaaCCCCAACAACAAAACAGATTGTACAATCCTAGTTGATCTTTCTCCACAAGTAAATAAAGCCAGTCTGTTTTTACGAGCAGTTTACCATCGATAGTCAAACTCGTTAGCGAGTGACAGCCTATAGATATGTAGAGGTCAGTGGTCTCAAATGCACTTTTCATTGGCTTAATTAAAGGAGTGCGGGGGTAACCTGAAAGCCTCTCTCTACTTTTCCTGAGTGCATGGACATATTTGATCATGatttttcggcaatatctcaaaagcgAGGCCACCTTTAGAAATGAGattttcagatgttagttttattgtatacatctacatttatcaAACGGTTCTAACAAACTTAAAGGTATGTGTACTTTGCCTTCAAAGGGTCTGTtataatgactctgaaaattagtGCCAATAAAAACTTATGAGGTAAGAAATAcaagcagctttggatagtaatacattttgagaaacatttcactttaaagtacTACAGTTATGGAAAacgatatcactttttatcctcCAAATTTGAATATTGTGTATTCCTCAATGAATTTTCCTGAGTGCACATATTCACTCCAGGCTTTATCTGAAAAACATGACCACCTTTTgacaaatttcacaggttagttttattgtacaaaAACTGCATATATATAGGATCTAAAAATTGCAcacttccaaaaaccaaagttatACAAAGCTTTTAAAGTTGACACCTTGGTACTTTCCATAAACATTTTGAATGGCTATGGAAAATTTTAACTGTCAAACACAGTTGTAATTCAAGATGCAATCTTGCAAGGAATATGTACACAATGTACTAGTAAACTCTGCATACAAATAACTTGGTAATGATCCATTTTACCTGGCGACGTCACTGCACATATGATAATTCAGATTAACACTTATGTAAAATGCCTGGTTCACTATCAACTGATGTACTGAAAGGTATGTAAAACTATGTCTTGCACTGGATTTGtctttattttagtttaaagCCAACTCCCTGCCTAGATACAGGTCGCAAAATGTACCAAATATATTTTAATAGTTTAGGCAGAGTATTACTGATGTACTCAAAAATACATAAAACTATGTCTTGCATTGGATTTTTCTTGGTTAAGTTTAAAGCCACCTCCTCTGTCTAGTTAGCCACTGGGAACTTTTCCCCGGTCGCCATATGTACTGATTTTCTTATATTAAACTGTGTTATCTGCCGGGTAGCGGGGTACCATGTGTGAATATGAGAGGCTGACTATTTAACCATGCCTCGTGACCTTTGACTCCACATCTCCTACTATGTCTTGTGAAGAGTAACCATCGATGATCCAAAACGGATCCACACTACATCTCACtgactaaagcctggttcatacttcatgcgaatgcgaatgcgaatgcgaatgcgatacaaatgttgacgtcacaaattcgcaacgaataattcgcagcagttgaactctgctctactcccttgcaaataatcgctgcgaaaggagggtgtgacgtcaaattcacgtcaaattcgcttcgcattcgcaggaagtatgaactgggtttACATCCTTCTGGGATCACCAGAGAGCTAAACACTTGAAGTGGGACATCACATATTATGCTCTGGCCTTACCTACGTAGCTTACTGACAAAAACTATTCATAGCACACTTAAATATTCACAGCATGCAGGGAAAGTCACATACAAGTACATGAAAATTTGCgccaaaaatattcacgacttgggttggggggggggggggcgtttgaTAAGTACTCCATGTATATTTTCTTTAATATTTAAGTCTTTGGTGTTCCTCCATGCCAACTAAAGACTTCTCACCTATATGTCTGATATTAATTTGCAGttgaattttaaaaactgttcataaataccccagacagtttctctactcctggtggagagcgcgtcacgcgggggtgtttaaacggttgataatgaccagtgtttataaccagctggcttccacgtgtcaggcgcgcaagattatcacgcagaACGCAATTCATAAGTATTAGTAACAtcgtgtaatctatttctaagcgggCATGCgaacacacaacccacgcgcaacagactcttcacagtttttgaaaaaaatatttcaaacctcgaattttgaACTgccaaagtgtctgtaattgtatttttttaacgttttttttaacaaaagggcatttatgaatgggaataaagagtagtgactcgttcttaaacgtccgtttaaaaccttgcaggcgttgccggttttaaacggccgtttaagaactcgtcgctacacttttattcccttattaataaaCATGAAGAATCTATCAAACCACCTCTGCAGCCAGTGGTGTAAGTAGACACTCATTGGGAAGCGGGGTTAAAGACATTATTTGGGAGTGATTATATTGTTCAATCCATCTGAGCACCCTCCCCTTCTGGTTTAATGCCACGGCATGTAGCTGATGCAAAGACACGGGTTGTGATAATATTTATAGAAATACCACTAGATAATTAATCTGGTTGCTTTTGATATCTGggataaaatattattttttttgaaggGACCAAGAAACATGCAAATCAGAGGGGGCGTCAAGGGATTGGGAGAGAAGTAGTTATTGATTGAGTATTACTTACCAAAGACCTGGTGGTGCCTGGCGTAGTAAAGACTGCTGAGATTACTTAAACCAGATCAAACTTCAATAGTGACATGGTGGAAGATGGTAGAAAGTATAGCTTTCTGGATTAAGGATTTCAAAAATAGACAAGAAGTGAGATCATTGAACACAAAAATGCACTGAAGTCTGCCAACAAAATTGCAACAACAGTCATAAGACAGGAAAGATTCAACCGCTGTGTCGAAGAATAAATTCTGGCTTCAGTAGGCCTACTTATATAATGCCTTTGGAATAGTCTGTGTGTTAAAACTGATAGAGGGGCGTTGTCTTAGTCTGGGTTTCCCAATTCATGTCACCTGAGCAGCTGCATCGATCATGTGATTCAAATTAACCAATCAACAGttgtaaaaaagaaattctggcatttttccataaatttttgttaatattttgcaATTCACTTTGTTATTTCCcataaactttttttgtttggaCTATGAAAACTTGTGTACTTTAACATTGACTGTTTAAACAGAAGATTACATCATGTCATTTAAATCAACCAATCATCAGTTTGTAAAGTTTGTTTTGTGGCATTTTTCCAGAATTTTGTTGGTTAATGTTTGGCAGTTCATACTTTATTATTTcccataaacattttttttttggactATGAAAACTTGTCTATTTGAACATTGACTGTTTAAACAGAAGATTACATCGTGTCATTTAAATTAACCAATCATCAGTTTGTAAAGTTATGTTCTGGCATTTGTCCATAGATTTTCGTTAATGATTTGCAGTTCACTTTGTTATTACCCGTAAACTTTTTTTGGGGACTATGAAAAACTTGTGCACTTGAACATTGACTGTTTAAACAGAAGATAACACTAAGGTACATGGGGAAGAATCTGGCTGGTGCATTGTTATGACTCTCCTTCAGTACGTTCATTCCATTAGCTGTATGGGGACTATCAAATGATATTACAATCAGGGACTCTAGCTAGTGATAATGAGCATGCTCtgtgaccattttgttttttacaatccTCAatccaagttgatcatcctccatgattttattttttagtaaaacCAGTCTATTTTTCCAGCAGTTTTGTAGACAAGTCCCTCCCTAGTTCCTATCATAATGATGTGGTCTAAAACACTATTGCCATGTGGGGGGTGagatttaaaagaaacaacaactATAGACTGTATTGACTGTACAGGGTCCACTGTCTGGCTACAATCAGACACTTGAAGAAGTAAGTGGAAATCAAATACTTAGTGGATGGGGCGGAGGTGTTCCCAATATTTATTAATTGAGCTAAAGGAGGCTAAAAACatggggggacatttgatattgtggtctcccccccccccccaccgtgctaaattgggggggggggggagacacaTGTCCCCCTGTCTTCCTGTCCTCCTCACCCCTATGATTGATGCCCATGAGAGGTAAAATGAGAGGTTTTGTAGTGAGTAGTGTACTAATTGCAATCAGTAACCACAAAAAGAAGCTCTCAGTTTTTTAACTTCTGACAGCAAAAAAAATTAGCATGTCACAAAAAGGATTCAAAAGAAGAGAAATGTAGACATTTTTGTAAGTGCCCAGAAAGACTTATTACTGTTTTCTAAATTTTGTTCAGTGTATTATCAAAACTGTTCAAGAATTTCTAAGCTTCACTGATAGCCGAACAAAATGAAAACTCCAAGAGGCAAAACAAACTCTCACAAATGTACAGAGTCTAATTGGGGCTGGAATGCCCAGTGACTTTGGCATCGAGCCAGTAAGCTCATGATTAGACAACTCccatgtttgtgtgtttttgttcttttgttgaCTTTCAGTCTGACACAAATCTTGCAATTCTGTGGAGTATTGAAGAAAAGGAGATAAATTTTCTCTTAGTGTTTGTTCAAATAGTTTAAAATGTCAAACTGTGTAGTTTTGATTCTGGTCGggtaaacattttgagatacaATCTTGACGGTCTGGTGGATCctccccaaaacaaaacacctcaaataaacaaacaccccaacaaacaagcaaacaaaaactacaacaacaaTTTGAACCCTATTTGTTTACCAATCCTGTTCagaaacaattttacaaaacccTTGCTTTACGGAACAACATTCTTGGTAAAGGAACCTTCAATATTAGTCTCGTGAATTTCAGAGAAATTCTGGAATACATGTGCATACAACTGTACTCTGCAAGAGGAGTCGGTTGAAATTGGTTGCAGAGGTGCTTATATTTGTATGTGTTCCATGAACATGGGAAATGTATTAGATTCCTTTTCTTTTAATCATGCATCTATAAAATAATACATTATATGAGtgtaacaaaaaccaaaacatgtgGAGTGTGTATATGCTTCTATGTAGTTATGCTTTGAAAAACAGGAAATATTTTTATTGAAAGCAATGTGTACTATTTGCACAGACTGCTTCTTTTGATGATATCTCCAAGTCAACCCAAAGTAGTTAGTGACATATTGACATGTATAAAgaatgtacacacaaaatacCATCATACAAACTTTTCGCTTGACTGTGCAAATATTTTTCAAATCGGTCTCAAAAGGAGACAGTTCTGAGACAGCAAATAATCAGGGGCCAATTGAATTAATGTAAACAGTCTGGGCTGAAAGTCAAGGCATAGTACTTCAGTGAAGCCTGGCAGTGATGAAACGATAACAAAAGAACTATAGCAATAACTCTATGGTTATAACTGGGGTACACTtgacaaaacattaatacattGAATCATcataaacaacaaacttgttTACCAAGCCGTTCCTCCTTGTAATATGTCAATCAACAGAATCTTGTTTAATAATTAACAGACTATGATATATAGTATTTGAAAGGGTTTCAAGCAAGACTTTGGTCAAATCGTTCCATTTTGCTTGTTTTCCATTGATTGAATTCCATTGCATGCACTACACATTAGTATAACCGGCTCTATTGACATTTCATCATACCATGTAGGTTTTTGTTAAAACCCTCACGGGAAGCACTTGTACTGCAACTGTCTCAGCAAATCAGTAATTAGAGCAACTCTTTCAAAAACTCTAACTTTACCACATGCTTGCAGAAAGTCCCATTCAATGCATTTCACATCAGTTCAAAGGGTCAACTTAGAAAGTTCTACTTCCAATAGTTTTCCCAACTTTCAAACCAAATGATTATTCatgtgttttctattcatgTTATGTAAATAAtgaaatgcaaaaacaaaaatcataattaattttgcaaaataataaagttaagTATTTATAAACCTGAAAAGtagattaaagggacacatgaATTTTGTCAAACCAGTTTCAAGCCTAATAATGACAGTCAACTTTGCAAGCTTATGTGTTAAAAGAGAAGTCAGTCTtacccttgctctatggtcttaCTGAAGATGCAGTATGGCGATTGCCAAGGGGAATAAATACTATTCCAAGTATACAATAATACTAAAATATaatgcacaattttttgggggctcttaagggacacaccggctcaggGTGGGGAATcataaattatgtttttatagatggttgctgtaaaaataaatcatcaaaatgtcacgtatttagcgaaaaatgatttaaaaaaaccaaagcggccatataacaagcttcagttacacggactctttgaatgtgaatcttacgctAGATTtgtcaccattatttacattttgtagcgataatttgaatacatgatctttttcgtcaattattcgtaaataattttgtaaaaaaaagatttaaatttggttaagtaagttacttttagacggctgaaagtaaaactagcccggaaggtcacgtgattgtttgtaccactttttggttagaacaatcacgcgacctgcgtttttgtattaaaatgctcaaaaacggctaaatttgatgatttttttttaaggactgttcttcttcattcctggaggACCGTTGAAGtgatatcttagtctattttgtagcccaaatagcccaattcggctggtgtgtccctttaaggcgTGCCCGGATGCCAAGccagatagattgatagatttGGCCCCCTAGAATTTTGGTCAGGATCAATCCTTGTTTGAGGTGCAGGGGGGTGACAAAAACTAAATGTAAAGTTTTGACTGCACCGAAATGAAATTTGATGTCCGAAACTAAACAAGGAGTTACAGAGGCCTAAAACGCTTGTGCAAAATTCTTGTAAAATTGAATGGctattttaaatgaaaactaTCAGGAAATAAAAATTGACAATTGGCAGGGGGAGATACTTATAAATAACATACAAAATTAATTGCAAACTAGTAAATTGACAAATACCAGAAAGTTCTCTAAAAAGGACTACAGTTCACGCAGGTCCTGAGTGTCCACTAAGACATTTTTATATGACTTCCCAGTGCCTTGTTCATGTTAAGTTTATTCATCAATTGCTTGAGGGCCTGTTACACATTCTCAAAAGAGAGATCTTTCCACAACCATGTTGTTAAAGTCACTGAATGTGTATCTTTAATTCTTTGCTGTAGATTCCTTGCCTCCAGAACAATGCTGTTTGGGAGCACTGATCTCAGGACTGGATGGCAGGTTGCAGTGGAAGGTATTGAacacaaataaaagaaaataataatgaacacaAATACAGTGGGGACATCAACAAGATTAGGGACTACAGAAAAGGCACTTGTTGATGAGTCAAAACCCTTACAAATAAACCCTTCACATTGGTATGATCATGGAGGTAGCCACTTTGTGCAGTAAATCATGACTACATGGGTTGTTGGGAGTCCCAAGAAGACTGTCCCCTGAGTCACAGTTACATGAGCTGATCCCCCTGCAGGTATCTAGCCAGTATTAATAGAGTTTGGTGTAACAATAATGGACACCAGTGATGGGAAGCAACCACACCCTACAATCAGAATCTGGATATTTTGTGAAGAGGTTCTCTTCCGAAAACATCAAATGGACTTTCTGGTTTTGGTTTGCACTGCGCTCACTCGTACAAGAAGGGTTGGTTCACTAATTGTTTTAAGATATGGCTTTGGAGTGGTTCTCTGGAACGCATCCCTCTTACAGCATCGTCAAGAAAAACATAACTCGACTTGAAGATTTCTCTCATGGTATATTCCGCATCCTCTTCTCACTCATTCTCCTGGTGGTTGGATGCTGCACAAAGTATCGTCAAGTCAACACGAAACATCTACTGGTGTATCCTGGCCATAGCATAAGATGGCTCATATCAGCATTACTCCTGGTGATCCTTCTTGCATCCATTGGTGAGGGCGTCATGACTGATGAGACATACCAAGTCTTGAATCAACCCACTCAGCCTCATCTCTACGTTCACAGTGTCTTGAGCTTCATAGCAGTCTTGGTGTCCCTCATCTATTATCATCACATGGAACTATGGCAGATACCGGAGATGTCTTTTGTGCTGATATTTTATTGGTTATGTTCGCTTGGAGATGACATAATGCAATTGTTGACTTTAGGAAACCATGATCAGATCGATGTGAACGTAGTTTTGTTTGACTTAACCGTCTTTAAGATTGTCATCCATGTCGTATTGGTTATTCTAGAGCTGAATATATTCAGAatacaggtaaaaaaaaatgagtaaaacgctcactgagctaTAACagaaaattagttttatatatcTCATCAAATATAACATTGCAGGcataaatatttcatgggatgttttctactatcatcatcattagaccatggaggtagattctacctccatgattagactgtgtaagttgtataaatctgtgatctcagACAATATTTTTCTCCTTCaaatttctgtaatgttcctttaaaatggaattatttaaaattttggttgtaaataaagcatttttagtttttataatttaaactcAACCTAAAATCAGTTGACGATCTCACATCGAAAaaccttctttttttctctttaagTTTTGGTACTGCTCTCAAAGAGAAGACGTACCAAGTTTGAACCTGAATCAGCCCGATATGAAGTACTTGCATAACCACGTCAGCTTCTTCTCGTCTGTCACCCTGTGGTGGGTCAACTGGCTTCTTCAACTAGGCTACAAGAAACATCTGGAGCTGAGTGACTTAGGAATAGCAGACGAACGACACGAGGCAAGATTCAACCACGAACGATTTTGTAAAGCTTTTCTGGAAGAATTAGTGAGTATGGACACAAACCATAGTGGACCACTGGTATTGTACATCTGACTTTGGTCAAATACATTCAATCGTTAACTTCTTTTTTTCCAATTTCAAAACAGTTGAAAACAGTCTGAAATcttaaaatttgtgttttaaaaaggtGGTCATAGATAAATTAAAAATCTGAACTACTATCACTATTATTAATAGTTCCAGTGCCCATGTTATGTTTTAGGAAAGTGCTAAGAGAAGTGGAAAGCATGCATCACTCATGAAAGTCTATGCCAGGGTGTACGACCAACGACTTCTTTGGGCAGCAGTGGTGAAGCTGATTGGTGAACTAGTCTCTCTCATCTGTCCAATCACAGGTTATTAACAGCTTATGTTACCACTCTCAAGTACCCCACTGCACAATCCTCACAAGTGAGTTGATATACAGTCATCGCATTTCCTAGGCCTACctaatatccccccccccccaaaaaaaaaaaaaaataataataataataataaataaataaataaaaaataaaaataaaaataaaaataaaaataaaataaaaataaataaataaataaataaataaataaaacaataataataaaataaataaataagttactATGATTTTTTTTGGACGCTTGCAGTTCAAACAATTATTCATTTGAACACTCGCAGATCAAAAACATTATTCATTGGACACAGAAAACCGTTGTGGTGTCACCTTGGTTAGTTTAATCATTGTTGGGTGGGCTTGCTAAACTCTGTCCAGTTTGTTTTTTCATGACATGCACATTTTCCCCAGGGTTTTCCTGGGGTGTCCTATTGATTTGCTTTGCCTGCCACAGGCTGTGTTTATCCAGAGCTGGTTAGACGGGAGATTCTGCCCCCAATAtgacaaactgtgtacaaaccataAAGTTATATagaagaactagagcgcgcactggcctatatacggaccccggtatgcgagcaggcggccattttctaagttgacaaaacagctatctcacagcgtgtgtttgtgcggccattttgtaagttgaacaaacagcatcgcgtgagcgttcaataaaaaaaaacctcaaacgtgtatttcatattcaacgcgcgtgcagaatgacgcgcttatcatcttgcggtcccgtggcatttgtgcacgaagcatcactcgtgcgccctctagttcttataatatAACTCTGTGGTACAAACTAATtccaatagcgccctctattgaatcctgctcctccagcccatgttaatttcccatataggggacagaatctccggtggATGGAAGTCCCTGGGACACTGGATGTATATCCAGGCGTGgatccagggggggggggggggggagggttagGCCACCGATAGTCTTCTATGTACGAATCTCACGAGCCCCAAACTCTGCATTGGATTCACTGTAACAAATGATGCATCCTGGCACTTTTTGAAGGAACTCTTGTGTAATAGacctttcccatgaaatatgtaaattgcacataccgggtgcgcactaacattttggttggcaaaataatGGCACACGCcaaatggctgcgtgacgcagacgagTTGGCGTGTCtacttagtgcacaactctatggcgtttgccaaccaatagggtctgtacgcatgcgtgaatgtaattagcatatttcatgggaagggtccactGTTTAGATTTGCAACACTAACATAAACCATTTAGAAACCAATTAACATACCAATTAGTTAATGATACAACATATTTTTTGTCGTTGGAGCAGTCAGCAGTGTCACGTGTTGCTTCCTTTCCAATTGCAGGGATTAAAAAGCCAACTTATAGTTCATGGAATTTGATGCCAAGTGATAGGAAGTATGTCTTCTTCAGCAACGTCAGCAGTAAACAAAAACTCCATTGTGTTTCATTTTCAGGTTAGCCAGGGGCATCATGTCACATTGGAAGAGTTTTATAAGAATGATTTCGTCGTCGTTTTCATCATGTTCCTCGCTAGCTTTGTCAGCTCACTCTGCTCAGAGAACTGTAACCACAGGGGACCAGTCTCACACGTCACTAAGGCTGTGTCTGCAATGGTGGCTTAGTCTACGGCTAGATCGCAcacgtctgcctattcttcaacactggcagacatgctcatctagccgtagctgtagtcgAAGTCGCTGTTTCAGACACGATCTAGCTTTCAAATCAGTGACTCATCATAATGGAGTTGTTGCTTTTCCCCGATTTATAGTAACCCAGAATGTTATCTTTTACCACAGACAAACAACAGCTCAGCATTTGATGAGTATTTTGGTGGCTATGTTTGCCTGAGCTTAGTCGATTTGACTCTGAAAATGCTGGCGTATTCGGTTCTGTTGTTGGCAGCTATCAAGGCTTCAAAGAGACTAGTTGAAAGAATGCTTCAAAACATCGTGAAAGCACCTTTTAGGTGAGCATGTTTATCTTTCTTTTGTGGTTTGTCCTATAAGTAATACCTTGTTCTCAGCGCGTATCCAAGGCCAAGTTAACGGAAGAACAGTCGTTAGTTCAACTAAGTTAGCCCAAACTGTCAAGTCCACGATAGTTGGATTATGCTTTGACTATTTGGAACCATCCTACTGCCATGCTTGTTATCAATAGCTATTTTCATAGCATAGTGGACCATTTATGAGAAAATGATAATGTACATAGAGTTGCCAGTGACATGTAATGACCACAGTTGTTCGCACCTGAACTTCTGTGTGCATGCTCTAGGGATGTCACTAAACAACCATGGGGTGCGTATTGGCGGCTGTAACCCGAATTAATGTTTTGGTCATTGGCTGTGAGTAACCGATGGCCAACTCAACTAAAACAACTTTTGGTTACGACCGCGAAAGTGCACCCTTTGTTTTGCGCAAACTTGACCCTGTAGCTTGGTAGATCAAGGCGCttttcaaactttctcaactTGGTTGGGTCATAAGTTATCCAATTAACAAACAAGACTAAAGCACTGTTTCAAATAATGTTAGGGAACAGGTGAATCTTGAGACACCTTGTGAAGTAGAAAACAGCTCTTCTGTTTCTACTTGGGATGGTGAAGACCTTTGTCATAAGCTGAAGGTAGTAAAGTGAAAAAGCTCTGTTACTGACTTGTTTGACAGTCGATGAAAGATTGGAAACTAAAACCCAAGTCTGATCTTCTTCTTGACCATATCATTATCTGTTGCATATTTTCATGATTTTATATTTTGCAGATTTTTTGACGTCAATACGagcattggtttaacgtctatgattaggGAGTTTTCGTTTTCAACGATGGATGGTTCTGCCAAAcattgtcgttttcagcacaacgaaggtGCATCCCTAGTAcagtcgtagaaattgaggaaTGACCTCTCTC
This window encodes:
- the LOC139952815 gene encoding ABC transporter C family member 8-like yields the protein MPGSLSTDVLKDSLPPEQCCLGALISGLDGRLQWKFWYCSQREDVPSLNLNQPDMKYLHNHVSFFSSVTLWWVNWLLQLGYKKHLELSDLGIADERHEARFNHERFCKAFLEELESAKRSGKHASLMKVYARVYDQRLLWAAVVKLIGELVSLICPITGDRISGGWKSLGHWMYIQVSQGHHVTLEEFYKNDFVVVFIMFLASFVSSLCSENCNHRGPVSHVTKAVSAMVA